The following proteins are encoded in a genomic region of Candidatus Dormiibacterota bacterium:
- the truA gene encoding tRNA pseudouridine(38-40) synthase TruA: MRNLKIVVSYVGTRFAGWQVQPGCPTVQGILEERIGRMLQEPVRIAGAGRTDAGVHARGQVGNFVTGGRIPVEGLRRGLNARLPVDIAVIRVEEVPESFHARADARGKEYLYRVSRAEVVSPFDAPFVAHVRGRLDVEAMRRAAAHFVGTHDFTSFCPAKSEIEDKVRTLTLSEVTEHGPEVHYRVVGNGFLRHMVRTLAGTLLLAGRGQLDAGAVPQILAARDRGRAGPVAPARGLCLERVLYEERT, encoded by the coding sequence GTGCGTAACCTCAAGATCGTCGTGTCGTACGTCGGCACGCGCTTCGCCGGCTGGCAGGTCCAGCCGGGATGTCCGACGGTGCAGGGGATCCTCGAGGAGCGCATCGGCCGGATGCTGCAGGAGCCTGTGCGAATAGCCGGGGCGGGCCGCACCGACGCCGGCGTGCACGCCCGCGGCCAGGTAGGCAATTTCGTGACCGGCGGGCGCATCCCGGTGGAGGGACTGCGGCGCGGATTGAACGCCCGGCTCCCCGTGGACATCGCCGTGATTCGCGTCGAGGAAGTGCCGGAGTCCTTCCACGCGCGGGCCGACGCGCGCGGCAAGGAGTATCTCTACCGGGTCTCGCGGGCGGAGGTCGTGTCTCCCTTCGACGCCCCCTTCGTCGCGCACGTGCGGGGGCGGCTCGATGTCGAGGCGATGCGCAGGGCCGCCGCGCACTTCGTGGGGACGCACGACTTCACCTCGTTCTGTCCCGCGAAATCCGAGATCGAGGACAAGGTCCGCACCCTGACGCTGTCGGAAGTCACGGAGCACGGTCCGGAAGTGCATTACCGCGTCGTGGGAAACGGGTTCCTGCGTCACATGGTGCGCACCCTCGCCGGCACCCTGCTCCTCGCCGGACGGGGACAGCTGGACGCAGGCGCCGTTCCACAGATCCTTGCGGCCAGGGACCGCGGGCGCGCGGGGCCGGTCGCCCCGGCGCGCGGACTCTGCCTCGAGAGGGTCCTCTACGAGGAGAGAACGTGA
- a CDS encoding GWxTD domain-containing protein — protein MTIFRRFETLFLLLAAVLVLAAGPPDYKTPGKDWAKGPVKWIMTEDEEKEWKKLRTDDERAAFVKAFWDKRDPTPGTPENEYQAVFWKKVEEADKRFKSITGPGCLTDMGRTYLLLGSPTKADKDTRGRNIWTYDPNEVTGIKAHLDLMFAGGGAAPLLLDRKKLEEYVATHPETRGIGWKIPAAQTAEALPDVPTATTRKPEEDLTPESKRQIPILQDLLAKGGGRTDVPFQIGIDSYAAADGTTLSVITIETPREAAHGSGDAALHPFARIEPAGEGKPVNLTGDLPFVPSSPGEAPPASFVYQARHNLAPGSYRLAVVVEDKVVPGQMGTLVKTIDVPDFREKDLRMSSVALLAGFKHLDPGQDPDEKSHAGPYVLGSFRLVPRASAVLTKNEAVTFYYQVYNPASDPAAGHPSLESIVTFFLKDGAGWKRYRPPVVRPLAGQVDLYSIDLKDLLAPNQPLPVDFKMEMKLLDKIGGKELDRDVFFTVR, from the coding sequence ATGACGATCTTCCGCCGTTTCGAGACCCTGTTCCTGCTGCTCGCCGCCGTCCTTGTGCTTGCCGCCGGCCCCCCCGACTACAAGACGCCGGGGAAGGACTGGGCGAAGGGCCCGGTGAAGTGGATCATGACCGAGGACGAGGAGAAGGAGTGGAAGAAGCTGCGCACCGACGATGAGCGCGCCGCCTTCGTGAAGGCGTTCTGGGACAAGCGCGATCCCACGCCGGGGACGCCGGAAAACGAATATCAGGCGGTTTTCTGGAAAAAGGTCGAGGAGGCGGACAAGAGATTCAAATCGATCACCGGCCCGGGCTGCCTCACGGACATGGGACGCACCTACCTCCTGCTGGGATCCCCCACCAAGGCGGACAAGGACACGCGCGGTCGGAACATCTGGACCTACGACCCGAACGAAGTCACCGGGATCAAGGCGCACCTCGATCTGATGTTCGCGGGCGGCGGGGCGGCGCCGCTCCTCCTGGACCGCAAGAAGCTCGAGGAGTATGTCGCGACCCACCCCGAGACGCGCGGTATCGGCTGGAAAATCCCCGCGGCGCAGACGGCGGAGGCCCTGCCGGACGTCCCGACCGCGACGACCCGGAAGCCGGAGGAGGACCTGACGCCCGAGAGCAAGCGGCAGATCCCGATCCTCCAGGATCTCCTCGCCAAGGGGGGCGGCCGGACCGACGTGCCGTTCCAGATCGGCATCGACTCGTACGCCGCCGCGGACGGCACGACGCTGAGCGTCATCACCATCGAGACCCCGCGCGAGGCGGCCCACGGGAGCGGCGACGCAGCCCTGCACCCGTTCGCACGCATCGAGCCGGCGGGCGAGGGAAAGCCGGTCAACCTCACCGGCGACCTCCCCTTCGTCCCGTCGTCCCCCGGCGAGGCGCCGCCGGCGTCCTTCGTCTACCAGGCGCGTCACAATCTGGCGCCGGGCAGCTACCGGCTCGCCGTCGTGGTCGAGGACAAGGTCGTCCCCGGGCAGATGGGAACGCTGGTCAAGACGATCGACGTGCCGGATTTCCGAGAGAAGGACCTGCGCATGAGCAGCGTGGCGCTGCTCGCCGGATTCAAGCACCTCGATCCCGGCCAGGACCCCGACGAGAAGTCGCACGCAGGACCCTACGTCCTGGGGTCGTTCCGTCTCGTGCCCCGCGCCTCAGCCGTCCTGACGAAGAACGAAGCGGTGACCTTCTACTACCAGGTCTATAACCCCGCGAGCGATCCGGCCGCCGGCCACCCCAGCCTGGAATCGATCGTCACGTTCTTCCTGAAGGACGGAGCCGGCTGGAAGCGCTACCGGCCGCCGGTGGTCCGCCCGCTCGCCGGCCAGGTCGATCTCTATTCGATCGACCTGAAGGATCTCCTGGCGCCGAACCAGCCGCTGCCGGTCGACTTCAAGATGGAGATGAAGCTCCTGGACAAGATCGGCGGGAAGGAGCTGGACCGCGATGTCTTCTTCACGGTCCGCTGA
- a CDS encoding LD-carboxypeptidase, translating into MKPLLPPPLQPGDRIGVAAPGGPIRAEALGRGLSYLEARGFLPVLGRNLHRRKAYLAGTDRERLEDLAAFVEDPTIRGIWCARGGYGSARLVAGLDLDPLRRHPKALIGYSDITILHAAVLRTARLATWHGPLVSELGDPALFDEAFLWKALSGGGSDLSWPLPASSIHAGGDGEGTLVGGCLSLLVGLVGTPYEPPLDGAILFWEEVHEEPYRIDRMLGHLRLSGRLKNLRGMVVGRLVDCAAQDPENDMPLRDILDRHLEGTRFPVVIDFPAGHCAGKTTLPLGRTVRLDTASLRLAVSGP; encoded by the coding sequence TTGAAGCCGCTCCTGCCGCCGCCCCTGCAACCGGGCGACCGGATCGGTGTCGCCGCTCCGGGCGGGCCGATCCGGGCGGAGGCGCTCGGGCGCGGCCTGTCCTACCTCGAGGCGCGCGGATTCCTGCCGGTCCTCGGGAGGAACCTGCATCGGCGCAAGGCCTACCTGGCTGGGACCGATCGCGAGAGACTCGAGGATCTCGCCGCCTTCGTGGAGGACCCGACGATCAGGGGCATCTGGTGCGCGCGCGGCGGGTACGGCAGCGCCCGCCTCGTCGCCGGGCTGGATCTGGATCCCCTGCGGCGGCACCCGAAGGCGTTGATCGGATACAGCGACATCACGATCCTGCACGCGGCGGTCCTGAGAACGGCGCGACTGGCCACCTGGCACGGGCCTTTGGTCTCCGAGCTGGGAGACCCCGCCCTGTTCGACGAGGCGTTTCTCTGGAAGGCCCTGTCGGGGGGCGGGAGCGACCTGTCCTGGCCGCTCCCGGCATCGTCGATCCACGCGGGCGGCGACGGGGAGGGGACTCTCGTCGGAGGCTGCCTGTCGCTCCTGGTCGGCCTGGTGGGGACGCCCTACGAGCCGCCGCTGGACGGCGCGATCCTGTTCTGGGAGGAGGTCCACGAGGAGCCGTACCGGATCGATCGGATGCTAGGCCACCTCCGGCTGTCCGGACGGTTGAAGAACCTGCGCGGGATGGTGGTCGGCCGCCTGGTCGATTGCGCGGCCCAGGATCCTGAAAACGACATGCCGCTGCGCGACATCCTGGACAGGCACCTCGAGGGCACGCGATTCCCGGTGGTCATCGACTTCCCGGCGGGTCACTGCGCCGGTAAGACCACGCTACCCCTCGGACGAACAGTGAGGCTCGATACCGCGTCACTCCGTCTCGCCGTCAGCGGACCGTGA
- a CDS encoding M20 family metallopeptidase — protein sequence MPASDPLRARLDRAVARLRPSVEALSRSLHRRAELSLEEFESSRLVARFLEREGFTVRRGVAGLPTAFLARRRLGRGGPRVAFLAEYDALPGLGHACGHNLIGAAAAGAGAALARALSGSPGEILVVGTPAEETIGGKVLMTEKGVFRGVDCALMFHPSTENRVYTTSLACHSLQVTFHGRSSHAVSSPEKGINALDALIRLFIEVHRLRHRLPREVRMPGVIIEGGKRANIVPDRAVGRFTLRARDLATLARVEERFRGAVSDAARLTGARYSIQSLDHPYAEMITNRVLADLFKRELRRLGRRTVDAPRKKMGSLDMGNVSQVVPSIHPYVAIAPRSVPLHSRGFARLAGGPRGRSGLRVAMRALARVGFVVMADHDTLRRARHEFQIFLRSVRRRKR from the coding sequence ATGCCCGCGTCTGACCCGCTGAGAGCCCGGCTCGATCGCGCGGTCGCCCGCCTGCGTCCTTCGGTGGAGGCGCTCAGCCGGTCGCTGCACCGTCGCGCCGAGCTCAGCCTGGAAGAATTCGAATCGTCCCGTCTGGTGGCGCGCTTCCTCGAGCGCGAGGGCTTCACGGTGCGCCGCGGAGTCGCCGGGCTGCCGACGGCGTTTCTGGCGCGCCGGAGGCTGGGGCGCGGCGGACCGCGGGTCGCATTCCTGGCGGAGTACGATGCGCTGCCGGGGCTCGGACACGCCTGCGGTCACAATCTCATCGGCGCCGCGGCCGCGGGCGCGGGCGCGGCGCTGGCGCGCGCCCTCTCGGGATCGCCGGGCGAGATCCTCGTGGTCGGCACGCCCGCGGAAGAGACCATCGGCGGCAAGGTGCTGATGACCGAGAAGGGGGTGTTCCGCGGCGTCGACTGCGCCCTCATGTTTCATCCTTCGACGGAGAACCGCGTCTACACCACCTCGCTCGCCTGCCATTCTCTCCAGGTGACGTTCCATGGACGCTCGTCGCACGCCGTCTCGTCGCCCGAGAAGGGGATCAACGCCCTCGACGCCCTGATCCGTCTGTTCATTGAAGTGCACCGGCTGCGGCACCGCCTGCCGCGCGAGGTGCGCATGCCGGGCGTGATCATCGAGGGCGGGAAACGGGCCAACATCGTTCCGGACCGGGCCGTGGGCCGGTTCACCCTGCGGGCGCGGGACCTGGCCACCCTGGCGCGGGTGGAGGAGCGTTTCCGCGGCGCGGTGAGCGACGCGGCGCGGCTCACGGGCGCCCGCTATTCGATCCAGTCGCTCGACCACCCCTACGCGGAGATGATCACCAACCGGGTGCTGGCCGACCTCTTCAAGAGGGAGCTGCGGAGGCTGGGCCGGAGGACCGTCGATGCCCCGCGCAAGAAGATGGGCTCGCTCGACATGGGCAACGTCAGCCAGGTCGTGCCCTCGATCCATCCCTACGTCGCCATCGCGCCGCGCTCGGTCCCGCTGCACTCGCGCGGTTTCGCGCGGCTCGCGGGCGGACCACGCGGCCGCTCCGGTCTGCGCGTGGCGATGCGGGCCCTGGCGAGGGTCGGATTCGTGGTGATGGCGGATCACGACACGCTGCGGCGGGCCCGGCACGAGTTCCAGATCTTCCTCCGGAGCGTCCGGCGGAGGAAGCGTTGA
- the dnaB gene encoding replicative DNA helicase, with product MPGDITLEKDIPCSVEAERSVLGAILIENTAINRAQEILKEEDFYREPHRKIFKVMSDLSEKTTAIDPVTVKEELSRAGVLEAVGGPAYIASLLDGVPRSANVEYYARIVKEKSILRNLIVAGGRIVSTAYEASQDPDDILDQSERMIFQIAQDRLREGFVPMKTIADQSLKAIEELAERRELITGLATGYRLLDEYTSGLQAADLIVLAARPGMGKTSFALNIAQHVGLREGKRVGIFSLEMTREQLFLRMLTGLARVDSHRLRTGRLTKEEWKQLTRAFGELAGARAFIDDKAGISVLEMRAQSRRLKMEQGLDLVVIDYMQLIRSRGRFENRQQEMAEISRSLKELAKELNVPVIAVSQLSRAPEQRGEKGRPQLSDLRESGAIEQDADVVLLLYREEMYKPTEENRGIATVIIAKQRNGPTAEFDMAFIREYTRFEDLERQPG from the coding sequence ATGCCCGGCGACATCACTCTCGAGAAAGACATTCCCTGCAGCGTCGAGGCCGAGCGCTCCGTCCTCGGCGCCATCCTCATCGAAAACACCGCCATCAACCGCGCCCAGGAGATCCTCAAGGAGGAGGATTTCTACCGGGAGCCGCACCGGAAGATCTTCAAGGTGATGTCCGATCTCTCGGAGAAGACGACCGCGATCGATCCGGTCACCGTCAAGGAGGAGCTGTCGCGTGCCGGCGTCCTGGAGGCGGTGGGCGGTCCGGCCTATATCGCGTCCCTTCTGGACGGGGTGCCGCGCTCGGCGAACGTGGAGTACTACGCCCGGATCGTCAAGGAGAAGTCGATCCTGCGCAATCTCATCGTGGCGGGCGGCCGGATCGTCTCGACCGCTTACGAAGCCAGCCAGGATCCCGACGACATCCTCGATCAGTCGGAGCGCATGATCTTCCAGATCGCCCAGGACCGGCTGCGCGAAGGGTTCGTCCCGATGAAGACGATCGCCGACCAGAGCCTGAAGGCGATCGAGGAGCTCGCCGAGAGGCGCGAGCTGATCACCGGTCTCGCCACCGGGTACCGGCTGCTGGACGAGTACACCTCCGGCCTGCAGGCGGCCGATCTGATCGTGCTGGCGGCCCGTCCCGGCATGGGCAAGACTTCGTTCGCCCTCAACATCGCTCAGCACGTCGGGCTGCGTGAAGGGAAGCGCGTCGGCATCTTCTCGCTGGAGATGACGCGCGAGCAGCTCTTTCTGCGGATGCTGACCGGCCTGGCCAGGGTCGACAGCCACCGCCTGCGCACCGGACGACTGACCAAGGAGGAATGGAAGCAGCTCACCCGGGCGTTCGGCGAGCTGGCCGGGGCCCGCGCGTTCATCGACGACAAGGCCGGGATCTCCGTTCTCGAGATGCGCGCGCAGAGCCGTCGACTGAAGATGGAGCAGGGGCTCGATCTGGTGGTCATCGACTACATGCAGCTCATCCGGAGCCGGGGACGCTTCGAGAACCGGCAGCAGGAGATGGCGGAGATCTCCCGCTCGCTGAAGGAGCTCGCCAAGGAGCTCAACGTGCCGGTCATCGCCGTCTCGCAGCTGTCGCGCGCCCCCGAGCAGCGCGGCGAGAAAGGCCGGCCGCAGCTCTCGGACCTGCGCGAATCGGGGGCGATCGAGCAGGACGCCGACGTCGTCCTCCTCCTGTACCGCGAGGAGATGTACAAGCCGACGGAGGAAAACCGCGGCATCGCCACGGTGATCATCGCCAAGCAGAGGAACGGTCCGACGGCCGAGTTCGACATGGCGTTCATCCGCGAGTACACGCGCTTCGAGGATCTGGAGCGTCAGCCCGGGTGA
- the alr gene encoding alanine racemase, producing the protein MASLDAHRPTWAEIDLGILAANLGAVRRRVGGRPVLAVVKADAYGHGAVEVARALQEDGVERFGVAIPEEGIELRRAGIRSPILVLGGFAPAQADLLLQHDLIPAIYRRDQVESLSSTAARRGVVAAAHLKIDSGMGRLGVPAGDVPAFLDILGKASSIRLTGAFSHFAVADDPADPFTREQTRLFQEATAAIWAAGLRADEIHLANSAAIMDHPPAWMTLVRPGLILYGYPPSSRMTPLPVRPVLALRTRIIYIKDIRPGTTLGYGRTYKALRPTRVASLALGYDDGLPRLVSNRGHVLVRGRRAPIVGRVSMDLTTVDVTDVPAAALGDEVTVIGASGEETLGADQIAEWAETISWEVLCGIGSRVPRLYVRGTERRIVSRFGEL; encoded by the coding sequence ATGGCGAGCCTCGACGCGCACCGGCCCACCTGGGCGGAGATCGACCTCGGCATCCTGGCGGCCAACCTCGGGGCGGTGCGCCGGCGCGTCGGCGGCCGGCCCGTCCTGGCCGTGGTCAAGGCCGACGCGTACGGGCACGGCGCCGTCGAGGTGGCGCGCGCCCTGCAGGAGGACGGAGTCGAACGGTTCGGTGTGGCGATCCCCGAAGAAGGGATCGAGCTGCGCCGGGCGGGGATCCGATCTCCGATCCTGGTGCTGGGCGGGTTCGCCCCGGCGCAGGCCGACCTCCTGCTGCAGCACGACCTGATCCCGGCAATCTACCGGCGCGACCAGGTGGAATCGCTGTCGTCGACGGCGGCTCGGCGGGGAGTGGTCGCGGCGGCGCATCTGAAAATTGACAGCGGGATGGGCCGTCTCGGTGTTCCCGCCGGGGACGTCCCGGCGTTCCTGGACATCCTCGGCAAGGCCTCCTCGATCCGGCTGACGGGGGCCTTCTCCCACTTCGCCGTGGCCGACGACCCCGCCGACCCGTTCACCCGCGAGCAGACCCGCCTGTTCCAGGAGGCGACCGCGGCCATCTGGGCCGCGGGGCTGAGGGCGGACGAGATCCACCTCGCCAACAGCGCCGCCATCATGGACCATCCCCCGGCCTGGATGACTCTCGTCCGTCCGGGCCTGATCCTTTACGGGTATCCCCCGTCGTCCCGGATGACGCCGCTTCCGGTCCGCCCGGTCCTGGCTCTCAGGACCCGCATCATCTATATAAAGGATATCCGCCCGGGGACCACCCTGGGTTACGGGCGCACGTATAAGGCGCTCCGCCCCACCCGGGTGGCCTCTCTGGCGCTCGGCTACGACGACGGGCTTCCGCGCCTGGTGTCCAACCGCGGCCACGTCCTGGTTCGCGGCCGTCGGGCCCCCATCGTCGGTCGAGTCAGCATGGACCTGACGACCGTCGATGTGACGGACGTCCCCGCGGCCGCGCTGGGAGACGAGGTCACGGTGATCGGCGCCTCCGGAGAGGAGACGCTCGGCGCCGACCAGATCGCCGAGTGGGCCGAGACGATCTCCTGGGAGGTTCTGTGCGGGATCGGCTCCCGTGTGCCACGTCTCTACGTCCGCGGAACCGAGCGGCGGATCGTCTCACGATTCGGAGAACTCTAG
- a CDS encoding PIN domain-containing protein — protein MGTYVLRTLLVVLSIILGAQIRPITLEPLDLTGLAIGVVCAGLILGLEYVLRGLEMNALLGGLAGLLVGGAAAGVVVALLPLDMFSFAPAIAIQGFIVLLFGYTGMAIGAVRGERFSLSSLRAAWSEGGQSQNFKILDTSVIIDGRIADVCETGFLDGTLIVPQFVLRELQYIADSQDSLKRNRGRKGLDILQRIKKGPDIKVVISEAEFPEIKDVDMKLIELAKQLGGKIITNDFNLNKVAELRGVQVLNINSLANSLKPVVLPGESMKVFILKEGKEANQGVGYLDDGTMVVVDNAKRHLGRNIDITVTSVLQTTAGKMFFGKSDTAEEATPIDRPRRTGA, from the coding sequence GTGGGAACATACGTGCTCCGGACGCTTCTCGTCGTCCTGTCCATCATCCTGGGCGCCCAGATCCGGCCCATCACGCTCGAACCGCTCGACCTGACCGGTCTCGCCATCGGCGTCGTGTGCGCCGGGCTCATCCTCGGTCTCGAATACGTGCTGCGCGGTCTCGAGATGAACGCCCTTCTCGGCGGTCTCGCCGGTCTCCTGGTCGGGGGCGCGGCGGCCGGCGTCGTGGTGGCGCTCCTGCCCCTCGACATGTTCTCCTTCGCGCCGGCGATCGCCATCCAGGGGTTCATCGTCCTGCTGTTCGGATACACCGGAATGGCGATCGGCGCCGTGCGCGGCGAACGCTTCTCGCTCTCGAGCCTTCGCGCGGCCTGGTCCGAGGGCGGGCAGAGTCAGAACTTCAAGATCCTCGACACGAGCGTGATCATCGACGGGCGCATCGCCGACGTCTGCGAGACCGGATTCCTCGACGGGACGCTGATCGTTCCGCAGTTCGTGCTGCGCGAGCTGCAGTACATCGCCGATTCGCAGGATTCCCTGAAGAGGAACCGAGGGCGCAAGGGACTGGACATCCTGCAACGCATCAAGAAGGGCCCCGACATCAAGGTCGTGATCTCCGAGGCCGAGTTCCCCGAGATCAAGGACGTCGACATGAAGCTCATCGAGCTGGCCAAGCAGCTCGGGGGCAAGATCATCACCAACGACTTCAATCTCAACAAGGTGGCCGAGCTGCGGGGCGTCCAGGTCCTCAACATCAACTCACTCGCCAACTCCCTCAAGCCGGTCGTGCTCCCGGGCGAGTCGATGAAGGTGTTCATCCTGAAGGAGGGCAAGGAGGCCAATCAGGGGGTCGGGTACCTGGACGACGGCACCATGGTCGTGGTCGACAACGCCAAGCGGCACTTAGGCCGCAACATCGACATCACCGTGACGTCCGTCCTCCAGACCACGGCCGGCAAGATGTTCTTCGGCAAGTCCGACACGGCCGAGGAGGCCACCCCCATCGATCGGCCGCGCAGGACAGGCGCTTGA
- a CDS encoding formate--tetrahydrofolate ligase has protein sequence MSLSDLEIARRAKLVRIESLGESLGLLPDELEPYGRYKAKISLQAIERLKDRPPGRYVCVTGINPTPLGEGKTVVTIGLAQALRKLGKRALSTLRQPSMGPVFGIKGGATGGGYSQVVPMEEINLHFTGDFHAVAAAHNLLAALIDNHLHHGNRLGLDPERILWRRSLDLNDRALRRVRVALGGGSNGVERESGYDITAASEVMAILSLSRSPRDLKERLGRILVGVDREGRGVVASALSAQGAMAAILKDAIKPNLVQNLEGGAALIHCGPFANVAHGNNSILADLLALKLADYVVTESGFGSEMGAEKLFDIKCPVAGLVPSAAVIVCSVRALKLHGGIAITGRDTSALRRPDPAAVGRGCENLRKHIENVRTFGLPAVVAVNRFDGDTQAEIDEVIGRAGAAGATATVAADVWARGGEGGLELARAVVRAAESGAQFRSLYSPDLSIEEKIETIARTIYGAAGVTYTDKARERIEFCRRQGLGRLPICMAKTPLSLSHDPALKGRPEGFVLPVTDIRAAAGAGYVYPLVGSIMTMPGLPSVPAAEHFDLDDEGRISGLS, from the coding sequence GTGAGCCTGTCCGATCTCGAGATCGCCCGCCGGGCGAAACTCGTGCGCATCGAATCCCTCGGGGAGTCGCTCGGCCTCCTGCCCGACGAGCTGGAGCCGTACGGCCGCTACAAGGCGAAGATCTCGCTGCAGGCGATCGAACGCCTGAAGGACCGGCCGCCGGGCCGCTATGTCTGCGTGACGGGGATCAACCCCACGCCCCTGGGCGAGGGGAAGACCGTGGTCACGATCGGGCTGGCCCAGGCGCTCCGGAAGCTCGGGAAGCGCGCCCTCTCGACCCTGCGCCAGCCGTCCATGGGCCCGGTGTTCGGCATCAAGGGGGGCGCCACCGGCGGCGGGTATTCCCAGGTCGTGCCCATGGAAGAGATCAACCTGCACTTCACCGGCGACTTCCACGCGGTCGCCGCGGCGCACAACCTGCTGGCGGCCCTCATCGACAACCACCTGCACCACGGCAACCGACTCGGTCTCGATCCGGAACGAATCCTGTGGCGCCGGAGCCTCGACCTGAACGACCGGGCGCTGCGCCGCGTCCGCGTCGCGCTCGGAGGCGGGTCGAACGGCGTCGAGCGGGAGAGCGGCTACGACATCACGGCCGCCTCCGAGGTGATGGCAATCCTGTCCCTGTCCCGCAGTCCGCGCGATCTCAAGGAGCGGCTCGGACGGATCCTCGTGGGGGTGGACCGCGAAGGACGCGGGGTCGTGGCCTCGGCGCTTTCGGCCCAGGGGGCGATGGCGGCGATCCTGAAGGACGCGATCAAGCCGAACCTGGTGCAGAACCTCGAGGGCGGAGCCGCGCTGATCCATTGCGGTCCGTTCGCCAACGTGGCGCACGGCAATAATTCCATCCTGGCGGATCTTCTGGCGCTGAAGCTGGCCGATTACGTGGTCACCGAGAGCGGCTTCGGGTCGGAGATGGGGGCCGAGAAGCTGTTCGACATCAAGTGCCCCGTCGCCGGCCTGGTCCCTTCGGCGGCCGTCATCGTCTGCTCCGTGCGCGCCTTGAAGCTGCACGGCGGCATTGCGATCACCGGCAGGGACACGTCGGCCCTCAGGAGGCCGGACCCCGCCGCGGTCGGGCGCGGGTGCGAGAACCTGCGCAAGCACATCGAGAACGTGCGCACCTTCGGCCTGCCGGCCGTGGTCGCCGTGAACCGTTTCGACGGCGATACGCAGGCGGAGATCGACGAAGTGATCGGCAGGGCGGGCGCCGCCGGCGCGACCGCGACGGTCGCCGCCGACGTGTGGGCGCGCGGCGGCGAGGGAGGTCTCGAGCTCGCCCGGGCGGTCGTGCGCGCCGCCGAGTCCGGCGCCCAGTTCCGGAGCCTGTATTCCCCCGACCTGTCGATCGAGGAAAAAATCGAGACCATCGCCCGGACGATCTATGGAGCCGCGGGCGTGACCTACACCGACAAGGCCAGGGAGAGGATCGAGTTCTGCCGGCGCCAGGGGCTCGGACGCCTGCCGATCTGCATGGCGAAGACCCCCCTGTCCCTGTCGCACGACCCTGCCCTCAAGGGGCGTCCGGAGGGGTTCGTCCTGCCGGTGACCGACATCCGCGCCGCCGCGGGCGCCGGGTACGTCTATCCGCTGGTGGGGAGCATCATGACGATGCCCGGCCTGCCTTCGGTACCGGCGGCCGAGCATTTCGACCTCGACGACGAGGGACGGATCAGCGGGCTGTCATGA
- the aroF gene encoding 3-deoxy-7-phosphoheptulonate synthase — MLIVMEKGASEEQIRAVTDRILALGLRPHPIPGAERTAIGITGNHGPLDPAEFEILPGVQQAIRVTKPYKLVSREVKTADSVIQVGGRPVGGPRLTIIAGPCAVESEAQTLAIAHKVREAGADLLRGGAFKPRTSPYSFQGLGLEGLRILARAREETGLPIVSEAVDEESLAMVEEHADAVQIGARNMQNFSLLKRAGKSKIPVFLKRGMSATLDEFLMAAEYVVSEGNYQVFLCERGVRTFADHTRNTLDLAIVPAVKHLSHLPILVDPSHGTGRRDKVAPLARAAIAAGADGVMIEVHNDPARALSDGPQAILPEEFASLVHDLRALAGLLGRTHD, encoded by the coding sequence GTGCTCATCGTGATGGAGAAAGGCGCGAGCGAAGAGCAGATCAGGGCGGTCACGGACAGGATCCTCGCCCTGGGCCTGCGGCCGCACCCGATCCCCGGGGCCGAGCGCACGGCCATCGGCATCACCGGCAACCACGGGCCCCTCGATCCGGCGGAGTTCGAGATCCTGCCGGGGGTGCAGCAGGCGATCCGGGTCACCAAGCCGTACAAGCTGGTGAGCCGCGAGGTGAAGACGGCCGACAGCGTCATCCAGGTGGGGGGACGACCGGTCGGTGGGCCGCGTCTGACGATCATCGCCGGCCCCTGTGCCGTGGAGTCGGAGGCCCAGACGCTGGCCATCGCGCACAAGGTGCGCGAGGCCGGCGCCGATCTGCTGCGGGGCGGGGCCTTCAAGCCGCGCACGTCGCCGTACTCCTTCCAGGGGCTCGGGCTCGAGGGGCTGCGAATCCTGGCGCGTGCGCGGGAGGAGACCGGCCTGCCGATCGTCAGCGAAGCGGTCGACGAGGAATCTCTGGCGATGGTGGAAGAGCACGCCGACGCGGTCCAGATAGGAGCGCGCAACATGCAGAACTTCTCCCTGCTGAAGCGCGCCGGCAAATCGAAGATCCCGGTGTTCCTGAAACGGGGCATGTCGGCGACTCTCGACGAGTTCCTCATGGCCGCGGAGTATGTCGTGTCGGAAGGGAACTACCAGGTGTTCCTCTGCGAGCGCGGCGTGCGGACCTTCGCCGATCACACACGCAATACGCTGGACCTGGCGATCGTTCCGGCCGTCAAGCACCTCAGCCACCTGCCGATCCTGGTCGATCCGAGCCATGGCACCGGCCGGCGGGACAAGGTCGCCCCCCTGGCCCGGGCCGCGATCGCCGCCGGGGCCGACGGCGTCATGATCGAAGTCCACAACGATCCGGCCCGGGCCCTCTCCGACGGTCCGCAGGCCATCCTCCCGGAGGAGTTCGCCAGCCTGGTGCACGACCTCCGCGCCCTGGCCGGTCTCCTGGGCCGCACACACGATTAG